The following coding sequences are from one Brienomyrus brachyistius isolate T26 chromosome 15, BBRACH_0.4, whole genome shotgun sequence window:
- the LOC125709335 gene encoding basic proline-rich protein-like, protein MTDQKKKRRRGTKPVELTIHLGACSLARLRLPTGSEEEEPLQLREPEPATIELPPPPERCFFRPEQLANRGARAVGEAIPRVPRSLKGATPVSPAALADQFFTLQGLYWRVMEEPAAPDSPQVDQLAMQLRSGFAAFSPTSPPSDLERLAEDLRRLILLQRATAPAPVQPLPQPAAPAPVQPLPQPAAPAPVQPPRPPAAHVQPPLPAAPEPELPPLPAAPEPELPPLPAAPEPELPPLPAAPEPELPSLLADPEPELPPLPAAPEPELLPLPAAPILSHSSPVSPCDPYALTPATSTPTKRRAVCVSLRLPTGSEEEEPLQLRELEPATIELPPPPERCFFRPEQLANRGARAVGEAIPRVPRSLKGATPVSPAALADQFFTLQGLYWRVMEEPAAPDSPQVDQLAMQLRSGFAAFSPTSPPSDLERLAEDLRRLILLQRATAPAPVQPLPQPAAPAPVQPLPQPAAPAPVQPPRPPAAHVQPPLPAAPEPELPPLPADPEPELSPLPATPVQPPHLPAAPEPELPPLPAAPEPELPPLPADPEPELPPLPAAPEPELPPLPAAPEPDLPPLPAAPAPVQPLPQPAAPAPVQPPRSPAAHVQPPLPAAPEPELPPLPADPEPELPPLPAAPVQPSRLPAAPEPELPPLPAAPEPELPPLPAAPEPELPPLPADPEPELPPLPAAPEPELLPLPAAPVQPPRPPAALAPTPEALPLPAAPEQAPPLPALPTSPPMTPDPVPLQSRLSLRPLRPHPGDLDPTKRRAVCVS, encoded by the exons atgacagaccaaaaGAAGAAGCGGAGGAGAGGGACGAAGCCGGTGGAGCTGACGATCCACCTGGGGGCTTGCTCTCTTGCCAGGCTGAGGCTCCCGACTGGGAGCGAGGAGGAGGAACCCCTCCAACTCCGAGAACCGGAGCCGGCCACCATAGAGCTACCGCCGCCCCCTGAGCGGTGTTTCTTCCGGCCCGAGCAGCTGGCTAATAGAGGGGCCAGAGCGGTGGGGGAAGCCATCCCGCGAGTGCCCCgctctcttaaaggggccacgcccgtttCGCCCGCGGCCCTCGCGGAtcagttcttcaccctccaggggctctactggagggtgatggagGAACCGgcggctccggactccccccaGGTGGACCAGCTCGCCATGCAGCTGCGGAGTGGGTTCGCCGCATTCTCTCCCACCTCTCCTCCGAGCGATCTGGAGAGATTGGCAGAGGATCTCCGGAGGCTGATCCTGCTCCAGAGAGCTACGGCTCCAGCGCCAGTGCAGCCGCTCCCTCAGCCTGCGGCTCCAGCGCCAGTGCAGCCGCTCCCTCAGCCTGCGGCTCCAGCGCCAGTGCAGCCGCCCCGTCCGCCTGCAGCTCATGTGCAGCCGCccctgcctgcggctccagagCCCGAGCTGccgcccctgcctgcagctccagagcCCGAGCTGCCGCccctgcctgcggctccagagCCCGAGCTGCCGCccctgcctgcggctccagagCCCGAGCTGCCGTCCCTGCTTGCGGATCCAGAGCCCGAGCTGCCGCccctgcctgcggctccagagCCTGAGCTGCTGCccctgcctgcggctcca ATCCTGTCCCACTCCAGTCCCGTCTCTCCCTGCGACCCCTacgccctcaccccggcgacctCGACCCCGACCAAGCGTCGTGCTGTCTGTGTCTC GCTGAGGCTCCCGACTGGGAGCGAGGAGGAGGAACCCCTCCAACTCCGAGAACTGGAGCCGGCCACCATAGAGCTACCGCCGCCCCCTGAGCGGTGTTTCTTCCGGCCCGAGCAGCTGGCTAATAGAGGGGCCAGAGCGGTGGGGGAAGCCATCCCGCGAGTGCCCCgctctcttaaaggggccacgcccgtttCGCCCGCGGCCCTCGCGGAtcagttcttcaccctccaggggctctactggagggtgatggagGAACCGgcggctccggactccccccaGGTGGACCAGCTCGCCATGCAGCTGCGGAGTGGGTTCGCCGCATTCTCTCCCACCTCTCCTCCGAGCGATCTGGAGAGATTGGCAGAGGATCTCCGGAGGCTGATCCTGCTCCAGAGAGCTACGGCTCCAGCGCCAGTGCAGCCGCTCCCTCAGCCTGCGGCTCCAGCGCCAGTGCAGCCGCTCCCTCAGCCTGCGGCTCCAGCGCCAGTGCAGCCGCCCCGTCCGCCTGCAGCTCATGTGCAGCCGCccctgcctgcggctccagagCCCGAGCTGCCGCCCCTGCCTGCGGATCCAGAGCCCGAGCTGTCGCCCCTGCCTGCGACTCCAGTGCAGCCGCCtcatctgcctgcagctccagagcCCGAGCTGCCGCccctgcctgcggctccagagCCCGAGCTGCCGCCCCTGCCTGCGGATCCAGAGCCCGAGCTGCCGCccctgcctgcggctccagagCCCGAGCTGCCGCccctgcctgcggctccagagCCCGATCTGCCGCccctgcctgcggctccagcgcCAGTGCAGCCGCTCCCTCAGCCTGCGGCTCCAGCGCCAGTGCAGCCGCCCCGTTCGCCTGCAGCTCATGTGCAGCCGCccctgcctgcggctccagagCCTGAGCTGCCGCCCCTGCCTGCGGATCCAGAGCCCGAGCTGCCGCccctgcctgcggctccagtgCAGCCGTCtcgtctgcctgcagctccagagcCCGAgctgccgcctctgcctgcggctccagagCCCGAGCTGCCGCccctgcctgcggctccagagCCCGAGCTGCCGCCCCTGCCTGCGGATCCAGAGCCCGAGCTGCCGCccctgcctgcggctccagagCCTGAGCTGCTGCccctgcctgcggctccagtaCAGCCGCCCCGTCCACCTGCAGCTCTCGCGCCCACACCCGAGGcgctccccctgcctgcagcaCCCGagcaggcaccccctctgcctgCGCTGCCTACGTCACCCCCTATGACTCCAGATCCTGTCCCACTCCAGTCCCGTCTCTCCCTGCGACCCCTacgccctcaccccggcgacctCGACCCGACCAAGCGTCGTGCTGTCTGTGTCTCGTAA